In Carassius auratus strain Wakin unplaced genomic scaffold, ASM336829v1 scaf_tig00001753, whole genome shotgun sequence, a single window of DNA contains:
- the slc35a4 gene encoding putative UDP-sugar transporter protein SLC35A4 isoform X5 — translation MAEDKDPVTRLKDLAQLKDQLEEIQKKMENEVQAGIPQGGSVLQSPLLKGFLAGYVISKLRSSAVLGVALGTLTGIYAAQSYQHHSGAPSLLNQTLELDQTLFPEAAVAGRR, via the exons ATGGCGGAGGACAAG GATCCAGTGACCCGACTGAAGGATCTGGCTCAGCTCAAAGACCAGCTCGAAGAGATCCAGAAGAAGATGGAGAATGAGGTTCAAGCTGGAATCCCTCAG GGTGGTTCAGTTTTACAGTCTCCTTTGTTGAAAGGATTCCTGGCCGGGTATGTGATTTCCAAACTGCGTTCCTCGGCCGTCCTGGGAGTGGCTTTGGGAACCTTGACGGGAATCTACGCCGCTCAGAGCTATCAG CATCACAGCGGAGCTCCTTCCCTCCTGAACCAAACCCTTGAGCTAGATCAAACCCTGTTTCCAG AAGCAGCTGTTGCTGGCAGACGCTGA
- the hmgxb3 gene encoding HMG domain-containing protein 3, with the protein MEAIYGEMEVESCYTLLELPSPKKKRKSKGSVESADKPKKPRSAYLLYYFDVHQSVQQEHPDLPQSEINKCISDSWKRLNVADRGFYLERARMEKDGIDPSSQSAAAPSQDVPGFRKILPRANYVLLPKSSAGGEQVEGDGEPEALVDGAPRAPETLVSPMTLGSEVELTEQCIAIEALSEDAPTQSATETLPALLVKREESRVTYGDVGMAIESGMEGGALMPQIKADATHLVAIIPNQSVLENKVINTASPIMMFPLVSSVKPEPKPSFKLPIKYTRRGRGSCTTPGCVFSYVTRHKPPQCPDCGQHLGGKWVAAGKRSSVKSSEPSSGRQCVDSKPRPSDPNETSSKDTERTEEQTSASVITQKPSSDKAPDGGTAAARRAARRKRERVNASSAQQTPDGSAVKTSAGAQSAECTAVLSLGAGQIQVVTREKASSALQKRRIRAILPAPAQNNAAAQSAVVQWITVPPEKVKSDATVIKAVKPSANEQIAGLKPSTLKQLGHMITPSALQQKPITVSSNQYIITDNGVKILSMLPFKKTAGSSLALGLSTARGRGRCKNPACDYVYKNRHKPQRCPTCGCELINKLTKKSKLTLSAEDACASALLLDASHPLSSAQKEQQRHSTVGLLRSCLQFPESESELQDVFSLIQQLNGQQKHSEDSSGWPSFFEPAATHCSLCQDPLLKGDQSSLAGLEECWLLTECLIRPVTLQLKVCTNLQCLAIHSFTDLHPGLFNVGNKLLVTLDLFFKMRHQIRLGDDPAHAALSIIKHSLTLTDCALSSDQLSRVQDLFCSGYWAFECLTVRDYNDMICGVCGIAPKLEIAQRNSSNVLLLKNVEFTWPDFQATEEVHVDEFWLTMENEALEQAAFPSSFPITRFDASIIAPFIPPLMRNTTVINTEKDKVTSDTQLRGDPSVLVRLIHEGRLIPNQMDVHSEEELRDVLEKCGTPAAADADKDELLASVSLLYSHSQNGLWTAQQPGALLTAGRVSKVCPHQVVCGSKYIVRRESARDHLDLLVSSRFWPPVYVADCAQKVALCTDVLYPELASQMWGKNQGCFSDPTTPPQYVSCSELQDQPYSLDLTATESNPHLHPLTKSTSRWIVRPDAPDALHDAHHAISLCKELEPYTGAVAEICDDPEGETSINDSSATAVRRKALTFDNAAYYYLYNRLLDFLSSRDIVNQQIAEALNTCQPGEVVMIRDALYRLGVAQINSDPQETADGGLDKHSDGVVFEEVMLI; encoded by the exons ATGGAGGCCATCTACGGAGAGATGGAGGTGGAGAGCTGCTACACGCTTCTGGAACTTCCTTCACCCAAGAAGAAACGCAAGAGCAAAGGCAGCGTGGAGAGCGCAGACAAACCCAAGAAGCCCAG GTCAGCGTATCTGCTGTATTACTTTGACGTGCATCAGAGCGTCCAGCAGGAGCACCCGGACCTGCCGCAGTCTGAGATCAACAAATGCATCAGCGACAGCTGGAAGAGGCTGAACGTGGCCGATCGAGGTTTTTACCTGGAGAGAGCGCGCATGGAGAAAGACGGCATCGACCCG AGCAGCCAATCAGCAGCTGCGCCCTCTCAGGACGTACCTGGTTTCCGCAAGATCCTCCCGAGGGCCAATTACGTGCTTCTGCCCAAGAGTTCAGCGGGAGGCGAACAGGTGGAGGGAGACGGCGAGCCGGAGGCGCTAGTGGATGGAGCCCCTCGGGCCCCGGAGACGCTGGTGTCCCCCATGACTCTGGGCAGTGAGGTGGAGCTGACGGAGCAGTGCATCGCCATCGAGGCGCTCAGTGAGGACGCACCGACCCAGAGCGCCACTGAAACACTACCAGCTCTGCTTGTGAAGAGGGAGGAGTCTCGGGTGACGTATGGTGACGTTGGCATGGCGATAGAGAGTGGAATGGAGGGCGGGGCTTTGATGCCGCAGATCAAAGCAGATGCCACTCATCTAGTCGCTATAATACCCAATCAG agtGTCTTGGAAAACAAAGTGATTAACACAGCCAGTCCGATAATGATGTTTCCATTAGTGAGCAGTGTGAAACCAGAACCCAAACCCTCATTTAAACTG CCCATCAAATACACACGGCGAGGACGGGGCAGCTGCACCACCCCCGGGTGTGTGTTTTCATACGTCACCCGTCACAAACCGCCCCAGTGCCCTGACTGCGGACAACACCTCGGGGGGAAATGGGTGGCAGCT GGTAAGAGAAGCTCGGTCAAAAGCTCTGAGCCGTCTTCAGGAAGGCAGTGTGTCGACTCCAAGCCTCGTCCGTCAGACCCTAACGAGACGTCATCAAAAGACACAGAACGGACAGAAGAGCAGACAAGCGCATCTGTTATTACTCAGAAACCCTCTTCAGATAAAGCTCCGGACGGCGGGACTGCGGCTGCTCGCAGGGCGGCCCGTAGAAAGAGAGAGCGGGTGAATGCATCGTCAGCCCAACAAACACCTGATGGATCCGCCGTCAAAACATCTGCTGGAGCGCAGAGCGCCGAATGCACAGCTGTGCT ATCATTGGGTGCTGGGCAAATTCAGGTTGTCACGAGAGAAAAAGCCAGCAGTGCTTTACAGAAACGCCGGATACGAGCTATTCTTCCAGCTCCTGCACAGAATA ATGCGGCCGCTCAGTCTGCAGTTGTGCAATGGATCACGGTTCCTCCTGAGAAAGTCAAATCAGACGCTACTGTCATCAAAGCTG TGAAACCATCAGCTAATGAACAGATCGCCGGACTGAAGCCCAGCACCCTCAAACAGCTGGGTCACATGATCACACCCAGTGCCTTACAACAG AAGCCCATCACAGTCAGCAGTAACCAGTACATCATCACAGACAACGGCGTCAAGATCCTCTCCATGCTGCCCTTCAAGAAAACAGCTGGATCCTCCCTA GCTCTGGGTTTGTCAACAGCGAGAGGTCGTGGTCGATGTAAGAATCCCGCGTGTGATTACGTCTATAAGAACAGACACAAACCTCAACGCTGTCCGACATGCGGCTGTGAACTCATCAACAAACTCACCAAGAAGAGCAAACTCACC CTGTCCGCTGAGGATGCGTGTGCTTCTGCGCTTCTGTTGGATGCGTCTCATCCTCTGAGCAGCGCTCAGAAAGAGCAGCAGCGTCACTCCACCGTCGGTCTGCTGCGCTCCTGTCTGCAGTTCCCCGAGAGCGAGAGCGAGCTGCAGGACGTCTTCAGCCTCATACAGCAGCTCAACGGCCAGCAGAAGCACAGCGAGGACAGCAGCGGATGGCCGAGCTTCTTCGAGCCGGCGGCCACACACTGCAGTCTGTGTCAGGACCCGCTGCTCAAAGGAGACCAGAG ttCGCTTGCGGGGTTGGAGGAGTGCTGGTTGTTGACGGAGTGCTTGATTCGTCCCGTCACTCTTCAGCTGAAAGTCTGTACGAATCTCCAGTGTCTGGCCATACACAGTTTCACAGACCTGCACCCGg GTCTGTTTAACGTGGGTAATAAGCTGCTGGTGACGCTGGATCTGTTTTTTAAGATGAGACATCAGATCAGACTGGGCGATGACCCCGCACACGCCGCtctcagtataatcaaacactcACTGACGCTCACAG aCTGCGCGCTGAGCTCGGATCAGCTGTCGCGTGTTCAGGACCTGTTCTGCAGCGGTTACTGGGCGTTTGAGTGTCTGACGGTTCGAGACTATAACGACATGATCTGTGGCGTGTGTGGCATCGCTCCCAAACTGGAGATTGCACAACGCAACTCCAGCAACGTGCTGCTGCTCAAAAACGTGGAG ttcACATGGCCGGATTTCCAGGCGACGGAGGAGGTTCACGTCGATGAGTTTTGGCTGACGATGGAGAACGAGGCTCTGGAACAGGCAGCATTTCCCTCCAGCTTTCCCATCACGCGCTTCGACGCCTCTATCATCGCCCCGTTCATCCCTCCTCTCATGAGAAACACCACCGTCATCAACACGGAGAAAGACAAAGTCACGTCTGACACGCAGCTCAGAG gggacCCATCTGTTCTGGTGCGTCTGATTCATGAGGGTCGTCTGATTCCAAATCAGATGGATGTTCACAGTGAAGAAGAGCTCAGAGACGTTCTGGAGAAGTGTGGGACTCCTGCTGCTGCAGACGCTGATAAA GACGAGCTGCTGGCGTCTGTGTCTTTGTTGTATTCACACTCACAGAACGGCCTGTGGACGGCACAGCAGCCCGGCGCGCTCCTGACGGCAGGCCGAGTCAGTAAAGTGTGTCCTCATCAG GTGGTGTGCGGATCCAAGTACATCGTCCGCAGAGAAAGCGCTCGAGATCATCTGGACCTGCTGGTTTCGTCCAGGTTTTGGCCGCCGGTGTATGTGGCAGATTGTGCCCAGAAGGTGGCGCTCTGCACTGATGTATTATATCCTGAACTGGCCTCACAGATGTGGGGGAAAAATCAGGGATGTTTCTCTGACCCTACCACACCGCCACAG TACGTCTCCTGCTCGGAGCTTCAGGACCAGCCGTACAGTTTGGATCTGACAGCGACCGAGTCCAACCCTCATCTGCACCCGCTCACCAAATCCACCTCTCGCTGGATCGTGCGACCCGACGCACCGGACGCCCTCCACGACGCCCACCACGCCATCAGCCTCTGCAAAGAGCTGGAGCCGTACACCGGCGCCGTCGCAGAGATCTGTGACGACCCCGAGGGTGAAACCAGCATCAACGACAGCAGCGCGACGGCAGTTCGGCGTAAAGCTCTCACGTTCGATAACGCAGCGTACTACTACCTCTATAACCGCCTGCTGGACTTCCTGAGCAGCAGAGACATCGTGAACCAGCAGATCGCGGAGGCGCTGAACACCTGTCAGCCGGGAGAGGTGGTGATGATCAGAGACGCCCTCTACAGGCTGGGAGTCGCACAGATCAACTCGGACCCGCAGGAAACAGCAGACGGAGGACTGGACAAACACTCAGATGGAGTTGTGTTCGAGGAGGTCATGCTCATCTGA
- the LOC113069542 gene encoding polyamine-modulated factor 1-binding protein 1: protein MNMDSSAVDGGRAGEECETADRKRNLQDLLRQEMDMHLTEGRASIQRNQERVNRITQLKEEIRLQETHRESDQSHATSTVDYEKLLERRTRLRETHERLIENELMKMERELQEEQMGGVEGEMWYLRRERHILVLQMEALRRENQQASADLETQSRQHQQQISSLREESLQVFRAFREVLEEQRCLSERRYRNLLLDAVQDAVHLSSQNLQLQEEIQQLRKELGPT, encoded by the exons ATGAACATGGACTCTTCT GCGGTTGACGGAGGAAGAGCTGGGGAAGAGTGTGAGACAGCAGACAGGAAGAGGAATCTGCAGGACCTCCTCAGACAGGAAATGGACATGCATCTTACTG AGGGCAGGGCCAGCATCCAGAGGAATCAGGAGAGAGTGAACCGCATCACACAGCTGAAAGAGGAGATCAGGTTACAGGAGACGCACAGAGAATCCGACCAATCACACGCCACCAGCACA gtgGATTACGAGAAACTCCTGGAGcgcagaactagactgagagagaCTCATGAGAGACTGATCGAGAATGAACTGATGAAGATGGAGAGAGAGTTACAGGAGGAGCAG ATGGGTGGTGTGGAGGGCGAGATGTGGTACCTGCGCAGAGAGAGACACATCCTGGTTCTTCAGATGGAGGCGCTGCGCAGAGAGAACCAGCAGGCGTCTGCAGACCTGGAGACCCAGAGCAGACAGCACCAGCAGCAGATCAGCAGCCTCCGAGAAGAGAGTCTGCAG GTGTTCAGGGCGTTTCGTGAGGTTCTGGAGGAACAGAGATGCCTGTCTGAGAGAAGGTACAGGAATCTGCTGCTAGACGCCGTTCAGGATGCTGTTCATCTGTCCTCACAAAACCTGCAGCTCCAGGAGGAGATCCAGCAGCTCCGGAAAGAGCTCGGTCCCACTTGA
- the slc35a4 gene encoding putative UDP-sugar transporter protein SLC35A4 isoform X4, translating into MNDRRPNESLLCSGCDGIDPVTRLKDLAQLKDQLEEIQKKMENEVQAGIPQGGSVLQSPLLKGFLAGYVISKLRSSAVLGVALGTLTGIYAAQSYQVPNIETSLRDFLHSLKKGPSD; encoded by the exons ATGAACGACCGGAGGCCCAATGAGAGTTTGCTCTGCAGCGGCTGCGACGGAATA GATCCAGTGACCCGACTGAAGGATCTGGCTCAGCTCAAAGACCAGCTCGAAGAGATCCAGAAGAAGATGGAGAATGAGGTTCAAGCTGGAATCCCTCAG GGTGGTTCAGTTTTACAGTCTCCTTTGTTGAAAGGATTCCTGGCCGGGTATGTGATTTCCAAACTGCGTTCCTCGGCCGTCCTGGGAGTGGCTTTGGGAACCTTGACGGGAATCTACGCCGCTCAGAGCTATCAGGTGCCCAACATTGAGACGAGCCTACGAGACTTCCTCCACTCTCTGAAGAAAGGACCGAGTGATTAA
- the slc35a4 gene encoding putative UDP-sugar transporter protein SLC35A4 isoform X6, protein MAEDKDPVTRLKDLAQLKDQLEEIQKKMENEVQAGIPQGGSVLQSPLLKGFLAGYVISKLRSSAVLGVALGTLTGIYAAQSYQVPNIETSLRDFLHSLKKGPSD, encoded by the exons ATGGCGGAGGACAAG GATCCAGTGACCCGACTGAAGGATCTGGCTCAGCTCAAAGACCAGCTCGAAGAGATCCAGAAGAAGATGGAGAATGAGGTTCAAGCTGGAATCCCTCAG GGTGGTTCAGTTTTACAGTCTCCTTTGTTGAAAGGATTCCTGGCCGGGTATGTGATTTCCAAACTGCGTTCCTCGGCCGTCCTGGGAGTGGCTTTGGGAACCTTGACGGGAATCTACGCCGCTCAGAGCTATCAGGTGCCCAACATTGAGACGAGCCTACGAGACTTCCTCCACTCTCTGAAGAAAGGACCGAGTGATTAA
- the slc35a4 gene encoding putative UDP-sugar transporter protein SLC35A4 isoform X2, with protein MAEDKDPVTRLKDLAQLKDQLEEIQKKMENEVQAGIPQGGSVLQSPLLKGFLAGYVISKLRSSAVLGVALGTLTGIYAAQSYQHHSGAPSLLNQTLELDQTLFPGLYVRVDLDCFDEKWASCRTAK; from the exons ATGGCGGAGGACAAG GATCCAGTGACCCGACTGAAGGATCTGGCTCAGCTCAAAGACCAGCTCGAAGAGATCCAGAAGAAGATGGAGAATGAGGTTCAAGCTGGAATCCCTCAG GGTGGTTCAGTTTTACAGTCTCCTTTGTTGAAAGGATTCCTGGCCGGGTATGTGATTTCCAAACTGCGTTCCTCGGCCGTCCTGGGAGTGGCTTTGGGAACCTTGACGGGAATCTACGCCGCTCAGAGCTATCAG CATCACAGCGGAGCTCCTTCCCTCCTGAACCAAACCCTTGAGCTAGATCAAACCCTGTTTCCAGGTCTGTATGTGAGGGTGGATTTGGACTGTTTTGATGAAAAGTGGGCATCATGTAGGACTGCAAAATGA
- the slc35a4 gene encoding putative UDP-sugar transporter protein SLC35A4 isoform X1, giving the protein MNDRRPNESLLCSGCDGIDPVTRLKDLAQLKDQLEEIQKKMENEVQAGIPQGGSVLQSPLLKGFLAGYVISKLRSSAVLGVALGTLTGIYAAQSYQHHSGAPSLLNQTLELDQTLFPGLYVRVDLDCFDEKWASCRTAK; this is encoded by the exons ATGAACGACCGGAGGCCCAATGAGAGTTTGCTCTGCAGCGGCTGCGACGGAATA GATCCAGTGACCCGACTGAAGGATCTGGCTCAGCTCAAAGACCAGCTCGAAGAGATCCAGAAGAAGATGGAGAATGAGGTTCAAGCTGGAATCCCTCAG GGTGGTTCAGTTTTACAGTCTCCTTTGTTGAAAGGATTCCTGGCCGGGTATGTGATTTCCAAACTGCGTTCCTCGGCCGTCCTGGGAGTGGCTTTGGGAACCTTGACGGGAATCTACGCCGCTCAGAGCTATCAG CATCACAGCGGAGCTCCTTCCCTCCTGAACCAAACCCTTGAGCTAGATCAAACCCTGTTTCCAGGTCTGTATGTGAGGGTGGATTTGGACTGTTTTGATGAAAAGTGGGCATCATGTAGGACTGCAAAATGA
- the slc35a4 gene encoding putative UDP-sugar transporter protein SLC35A4 isoform X3 — translation MNDRRPNESLLCSGCDGIDPVTRLKDLAQLKDQLEEIQKKMENEVQAGIPQGGSVLQSPLLKGFLAGYVISKLRSSAVLGVALGTLTGIYAAQSYQHHSGAPSLLNQTLELDQTLFPEAAVAGRR, via the exons ATGAACGACCGGAGGCCCAATGAGAGTTTGCTCTGCAGCGGCTGCGACGGAATA GATCCAGTGACCCGACTGAAGGATCTGGCTCAGCTCAAAGACCAGCTCGAAGAGATCCAGAAGAAGATGGAGAATGAGGTTCAAGCTGGAATCCCTCAG GGTGGTTCAGTTTTACAGTCTCCTTTGTTGAAAGGATTCCTGGCCGGGTATGTGATTTCCAAACTGCGTTCCTCGGCCGTCCTGGGAGTGGCTTTGGGAACCTTGACGGGAATCTACGCCGCTCAGAGCTATCAG CATCACAGCGGAGCTCCTTCCCTCCTGAACCAAACCCTTGAGCTAGATCAAACCCTGTTTCCAG AAGCAGCTGTTGCTGGCAGACGCTGA